A section of the Zygosaccharomyces rouxii strain CBS732 chromosome B complete sequence genome encodes:
- a CDS encoding uncharacterized protein (similar to uniprot|P15202 Saccharomyces cerevisiae YDR256C CTA1 Catalase A breaks down hydrogen peroxide in the peroxisomal matrix formed by acyl-CoA oxidase (Pox1p) during fatty acid beta-oxidation), with protein MSPVTSNYSVPLYTTSNGCPVRDPNAMIKMGTFGPTLLQDHHLIDLIAHFDRERIPERVAHAKGSGAHGYLEVTDDVSDIVSADFLNGIGKKTPLFLRFSTVGGERGTADSARDPRGFAIKFYTQEGVIDWVNINSPIFFIRNGVQFPYLVHTQKARDPKTNLKDPNIYWDFLLNNPESVHNIMFVFSDRGTPYSYRHMHGFSAHTYKWINKEGQFHYVQVHLLTDQGIKNLNNEEAHALEADDPDHAGRDLYESIERGGHPSWTIYVQTMTAEQAEQADFSVFDLTKTWPQKEYPLRRVAKLVLDRNPENYFAEVEQSAFSPANAVPGIEPSADPVLQARLFSYADTQRYRLGPNFSQVPINRPLQAYCPFQRDGPGRMDGNYGAVPNYPSSFEPLDYRADASNNEAHEKWVGEATFFHWGATEKDYEQPRIFWEVFKRTGQQDAFIHNIAENVKTTRPDVQERVLKLFSKVNPEISEHISQTLHKVTSK; from the coding sequence ATGTCACCAGTAACTTCCAATTATTCGGTTCCGCTCTATACTACGTCCAATGGCTGTCCTGTTAGGGACCCCAATGCCATGATCAAGATGGGTACGTTCGGTCCAACTCTTCTCCAAGACCATCATTTGATTGATCTTATCGCGCATTTTGACCGTGAGAGGATCCCCGAGCGTGTTGCTCATGCCAAGGGATCTGGTGCTCATGGGTACCTAGAAGTCACCGATGATGTCTCTGATATAGTCAGTgcagatttcttgaatgGTATTGGCAAAAAGACACCTCTCTTCCTTCGTTTCTCTACTGTCGGTGGTGAAAGAGGTACCGCCGACTCTGCTCGTGATCCCCGTGGATTCGCTATCAAGTTCTATACCCAAGAAGGTGTCATTGACTGGGTCAACATTAACAGTcccatcttcttcatcagaaatGGTGTCCAATTTCCATACTTGGTCCATACTCAGAAGGCTAGGGATCCCAAAACCAACTTAAAGGATCCTAATATATATTGGGATTTCTTGTTAAACAACCCAGAGTCTGTTCACAACATCATGTTTGTGTTCTCTGATCGTGGTACTCCTTACTCATATAGACACATGCATGGTTTTTCGGCCCACACTTACAAGTGGATCAATAAAGAAGGTCAATTCCACTATGTTCAAGTCCACCTGCTCACCGATCAGGGTATTAAAAACTTGAATAACGAAGAGGCACATGCTTTGGAAGCAGATGATCCAGATCACGCAGGTCGTGATTTGTATGAGTCTATTGAGCGTGGTGGGCACCCCTCTTGGACCATCTATGTTCAAACAATGACCGCAGAACAGGCAGAGCAAGCAGACTTTAGTGTGTTCGATTTGACCAAGACCTGGCCCCAAAAGGAGTATCCATTGAGGAGAGTTGCCAAATTGGTGCTAGACAGAAATCCTGAAAACTACTTCGCTGAAGTCGAGCAATCTGCTTTTAGCCCTGCGAACGCCGTCCCGGGCATTGAACCTTCAGCAGACCCAGTCTTGCAGGCAAGATTGTTCTCCTACGCTGACACACAGCGTTACCGCCTAGGACCCAACTTCAGCCAGGTACCCATTAACCGCCCTCTGCAGGCTTACTGTCCTTTCCAAAGAGATGGTCCGGGTCGTATGGACGGAAACTATGGTGCAGTCCCCAACTACCCCAGCTCTTTTGAACCATTAGACTACAGAGCTGATGCTTCCAACAACGAAGCCCACGAGAAGTGGGTTGGTGAAGCAACATTTTTCCATTGGGGAGCTACAGAGAAGGACTATGAGCAGCCAAGAATTTTCTGGGAAGTGTTCAAGAGAACCGGCCAACAGGATGCGTTCATTCATAATATAGCGGAAAATGTCAAGACCACGAGACCTGATGTTCAGGAGCGTGTCCTGAagttattttcaaaagtcAATCCTGAAATTTCTGAGCATATTTCACAAACCTTACATAAGGTCACTTCCAAATGA